From Selenomonas sp. AB3002, one genomic window encodes:
- a CDS encoding phenolic acid decarboxylase, translating to MEFKELDDFLGTHFIYTYDNGWEYEWYAKNDHTVDYRIHGGMVAGRWVKDQEANIVKLTDGVYKVTWTEPTGTDVALDFMPNEHIMHGVIFFPKWVQDHPEITVCFQNEHIELMKESREKYENYPKYLVPEFAKITYMGKAGQNNEEVIAEAPYKGMTDDIRAGKYFDADYKRIKK from the coding sequence ATGGAATTCAAAGAACTGGACGATTTTCTGGGCACTCACTTTATCTATACTTACGACAACGGCTGGGAGTATGAGTGGTATGCCAAGAATGACCACACGGTGGATTACCGCATCCACGGCGGCATGGTGGCTGGCCGCTGGGTGAAAGACCAGGAGGCCAATATCGTGAAGCTCACCGATGGGGTGTACAAGGTTACCTGGACGGAGCCCACCGGCACGGATGTGGCTTTGGATTTCATGCCCAACGAGCATATCATGCACGGCGTGATCTTCTTCCCTAAGTGGGTGCAGGATCATCCTGAGATTACGGTTTGCTTCCAGAACGAACATATTGAACTCATGAAGGAATCAAGGGAGAAGTACGAGAATTATCCCAAGTATCTGGTGCCGGAGTTCGCCAAGATCACCTACATGGGCAAGGCCGGGCAGAACAACGAGGAGGTCATTGCCGAGGCTCCCTACAAGGGCATGACGGACGATATCCGAGCAGGAAAGTATTTTGACGCCGACTACAAGCGTATCAAGAAGTAA
- a CDS encoding PadR family transcriptional regulator, with the protein MAQKNVLKYIILGMLAHRELAGYDIKKLFEEELGDFWYSNHSQIYPELRRLEEEGFIASHTELVGKKLEKKFYRITKSGQQLLSAWMEEPLNPPVPTRDEFTMKLYLINSAKDPLVPRLFQEEICRHEEKLQYLQARWQLLFADEAARQEHYGHRCILQQAILREKQRLEWLRQEYAALKQ; encoded by the coding sequence ATGGCACAGAAGAACGTGCTGAAATACATCATCCTGGGCATGCTGGCCCACAGGGAGCTGGCAGGCTACGATATCAAGAAACTGTTCGAGGAAGAGCTGGGAGATTTCTGGTACTCCAACCACAGCCAGATTTACCCGGAGCTGCGCCGCCTGGAAGAAGAAGGCTTCATTGCTTCCCATACAGAGCTGGTGGGAAAGAAGCTGGAAAAGAAATTCTACCGCATAACAAAAAGCGGACAGCAGCTGCTGTCCGCCTGGATGGAAGAACCCCTGAATCCCCCGGTGCCCACCAGGGACGAATTCACCATGAAACTATACCTGATAAATTCAGCCAAAGACCCGCTGGTGCCCCGTCTCTTTCAAGAAGAAATCTGCCGCCACGAGGAAAAACTCCAATACCTGCAAGCCCGCTGGCAGCTGCTCTTCGCCGACGAAGCAGCCAGACAGGAGCACTACGGCCACCGCTGCATCCTCCAACAGGCCATCCTAAGGGAAAAGCAACGGCTGGAATGGCTCCGCCAGGAATATGCGGCACTGAAGCAGTAA